One genomic window of Choristoneura fumiferana chromosome 14, NRCan_CFum_1, whole genome shotgun sequence includes the following:
- the LOC141435301 gene encoding uncharacterized protein, which translates to MCHSNTHWAEALPLVLLGIRSAWKDDLQASAAELVYGEPLRLPGEFFTPTKGTTVDYTDFAARLRDHIGKLNPVPASHHSKKPFYIPKELSTAEYVFLRQGHAKRSLESPYSGPYKVLERRDKTFRIILNGKPNTVTIDRLKPAFMTSDTIDEDTSNSHQASTIPEPEPSTVRMTRSGRYVRFPDHYRP; encoded by the coding sequence ATGTGCCactccaatacgcactgggctgaAGCCTTACCCTTGGTGCTGCTGGGCATCCGCAGCGCTTGGAAGGACGACTTACAAGCTTCAGCAGCAGAGCTCGTCTACGGGGAACCTCTACGCCTACCTGGCGAATTCTTTACGCCTACGAAGGGCACTACGGTCGACTACACGGACTTCGCAGCCAGACTTCGTGACCACATTGGAAAACTCAACCCAGTCCCGGCCAGTCATCACTCGAAGAAACCTTTTTACATCCCGAAAGAGTTGAGCACGGCCGAGTACGTTTTTCTTCGACAAGGGCACGCGAAGAGATCGCTAGAGTCCCCGTACTCAGGCCCGTACAAGGTCCTCGAGAGACGTGACAAGACCTTTCGAATCATTTTAAATGGAAAGCCGAACACCGTGACCATCGATCGACTGAAGCCGGCCTTCATGACCAGCGACACTATAGATGAGGACACATCCAACAGCCATCAAGCATCAACAATACCAGAGCCTGAACCGAGCACCGTCAGAATGACGCGAAGTGGACGATATGTAAGATTTCCAGATCACTATCGACCATAG